CATAATTGAGTGGATTTTCCCAGGCTCATTTTCATTTGTATAAATGATTTCACCAGGTAAAATGTCACGTACATATTGAGCGCCTACAGCATCCAAAGCAACAGATTCTGAAGCAACAACATAAGAATTCTCGTTGATTGCTCCTAAAACTAAAGGTCTGATTCCGTTGAAATCTCTGAAAGCAAAGAATTTATTTCTCGTCATTCCCACCACAGAATAAGCACCTTCAATTTTCTCCATTGTCGCTTTAATAGCACCACGAAGTCCAAGGTCAAGATTTTTTTGAATCAATCTTAAAATAACCTCAGAATCTGAAGTCGCTCTGAAGACTACACCTTCAGCTTCCAACTCTTGTTTTAGCTCTTTTGCATTGGTTAAATTACCGTTGTGAGCAATAGAAAGTATAATCTGGTCGTACTCATTTTTTGCAAAAAATGGCTGAAAATTATACTTCTTTTTGTCTCCTGCAGTCGTGTAACGGGTATGTCCGATTGCAGAATTCCCCATAAAAGTCTCAGGATTCTGAATCTCTTTATAAACATCCAAAACCAAACCTTCATCTTTCATGTTGGTGATTTTCCCGTCTTTAAGGACAGAAATACCACAAGCTTCCTGACCTCTGTGCTGAAGTGCAAAAAGCCCGAACTGTGAAAGTGAAAACGTATCCAAATCGTTATCAGAATACATTCCAAAGATTCCGCACTCCTCATTCGGAGCATCCAGTCTTTCTTCTTCCTGCGTTCTGAAAAGATTTCTTCCGTAGGTTTGAGTGTCAAACTGTTTTAAATATTCACTTTTATGAATGTCTAAACTTTTCATTTCTATTTTTTCTAAATTAGAAGTTAGATATTAGATGTTAGAAATTAGTCTAAGTTAACTTCAATTATAATTTTAAACTTGTCTTCAATGAATAAATCATTTTCTGTATCTCAGTTAAAAGTTCTTTTAAAGGAATTATTTTCGTTTCAGAAATAAAATTTAAATCTATTAATAATTGTAACTGAGTTTGTAGCTCATATGTAGAGCCAAACGCAATTCCAAGAAATTGATAAAATTCGTTTTTATTATTTCTTCCTGCTCCTTCTGCGATATTAGATGGTATTGAGACTGCACATCTTCTGATTTGAGAAAGTAAACCAAACCTTTCTTCATTTGGCAATTCTGCAGTAACCAAATAGACTTCTTTTACTAAAGCCATTGATTTGCTCCAAACTTTCAAATCTTCAATTCGGTGCGATTTCATACTAAATTCTAATATCTAACTTCTAACATCTCAAACTTTACTTATTAAGTACAGTTTTCAATCTGTTATAGATCTCAACGTAAGCTTCAGTTACTTCACCAAGATCTCTTCTGAATCTGTCTTTATCTAGCTTCTTCATGGTATCTTTGTCCCAAAGTCTACAAGTATCAGGAGAAATTTCGTCAGCAAGAATGATTTCGCCGTTCGCCGTTTTTCCTAATTCGATTTTGAAATCTACCAAGATGATGTTCATTTTATCGAAAAGATCGATTAAGATATCGTTGATGTCTGAAGTTAATTCATACATCTCATCAAGCTCTTCATACGTTGCAGCTCCTAAGAAAACAGCGTGGTGATCGTTGATTAGCGGATCTCCTAATTCGTCTTTTTTGTAGCAGATATCGAAGATTGTTACCGGAGATTTAATTCCTTCTTCCACTCCTAATCTTTGAGCCATGCTTCCTGCAGAATAGTTTCTTAC
The sequence above is a segment of the Chryseobacterium turcicum genome. Coding sequences within it:
- a CDS encoding four helix bundle protein; protein product: MKSHRIEDLKVWSKSMALVKEVYLVTAELPNEERFGLLSQIRRCAVSIPSNIAEGAGRNNKNEFYQFLGIAFGSTYELQTQLQLLIDLNFISETKIIPLKELLTEIQKMIYSLKTSLKL
- the purC gene encoding phosphoribosylaminoimidazolesuccinocarboxamide synthase produces the protein MSQKLEMLYEGKAKQVFATENPEEVVVRFKDDATAFNAQKRGSVDLKGEMNNAITTLIFEYLNEKGIKTHFIKQLDEREQLVTKVSIIPLEMVVRNYSAGSMAQRLGVEEGIKSPVTIFDICYKKDELGDPLINDHHAVFLGAATYEELDEMYELTSDINDILIDLFDKMNIILVDFKIELGKTANGEIILADEISPDTCRLWDKDTMKKLDKDRFRRDLGEVTEAYVEIYNRLKTVLNK
- the purF gene encoding amidophosphoribosyltransferase; its protein translation is MKSLDIHKSEYLKQFDTQTYGRNLFRTQEEERLDAPNEECGIFGMYSDNDLDTFSLSQFGLFALQHRGQEACGISVLKDGKITNMKDEGLVLDVYKEIQNPETFMGNSAIGHTRYTTAGDKKKYNFQPFFAKNEYDQIILSIAHNGNLTNAKELKQELEAEGVVFRATSDSEVILRLIQKNLDLGLRGAIKATMEKIEGAYSVVGMTRNKFFAFRDFNGIRPLVLGAINENSYVVASESVALDAVGAQYVRDILPGEIIYTNENEPGKIHSIMVDEERAKQRICSFEYIYFARPDSTLENINVYEIREKSGEKIWEQAPVDADIVIGVPDSGVPAAIGFSKASGIPFRPVLIKNRYIGRSFIVPTQEMRERIVNLKLNPIISEIKDKKVVIIDDSIVRGTTSKRLVKILKEAGVKEIHFRSVSPPIIAPCYLGIDTPSKDDLISANMTTEELRDYLGVDSLEFLSTDNLKEILGSSNHCFGCFTEEYPVAKGEEIELFN